CCTAATAGAAAATGAACTGCTGTGATAACCAGCTTAAAATGACCCTTATCGAAATAATTAGCAGAAGAACATTGCATTTGTAATTTGCAGTTGTGACAAATTTTCTGCTTATTAAGGATTATTTCTGTACACCTTTTTTCCCTCTTTGGTGCACAATTTGTTTATTTTATAATCCTTTTTAATATACTTAATTTGCACCAATTATTTTATTGTTAATAACATGGCAATATATAGTTGCCAAGCTCATATGCAAATATCCATTATGTGTCAATGTATTTTTGCTGAAATGAAATTTTTCATGATTAACATTAGCTGAACGAATGTGGTAATTGTTTAGAACCAACAGTGTCCTTCACCAGTATAGACATGGAACATCCAATCAAGTATTAaaatatattgggtgggattctgtcttctcgccacttgtcaatggaatttcccattgtagccaacccacgccactgggaaacccatgttcatgggtgcgctgccaacaggaaaagtgaatcgcaactgcCAGAGAATTCCAGCTATTATCTTTTGATCAATATAATAAAGAAAGCAGGAAAGATCTTAGCCATCTTAAGGAGGCAGCAATATCCTTTGTCAGTTACAAAGTAGGACATATTTCCAGTTAAATCTGCAAAGAATTGTGGGTGTGTCAGTCAGAACATTAAATTTCAGCCAAAAGACCAGCCAGTAATAATGTATTTTTATTTCACTGATAAGGGGTATAATTAATCATTTAGTTTGCCCTAAATTTCCAAATCTTAGTCTACACGTAAAATTTCTGTCACGCTTCAATAGTTAAGTAGAAAACATTTTTACTCTTTACATTGTTTCAAAAAATATGCATTAATTATTGAAACATTGTGAAACAGTGTTCCTAGAATTTGAGTTATTCTGCTTATTTTGAACACAGCCTATACACTAGCGATGAAATATTTTGTAAGAATATCAACTGATAAACTAATCCCTGGGTTTCTAATTTTATACGTTCATTTTATTATATTATGATGTAAAAGAAATTTGAGAATGAAACATTTTGTGGAATGGTGTGTTCACATTTTGTATGTTATTCATTCTGTGCAGCAGATGAATACAAGGAGCAGGATCCAGTGGCAGACCACATTTCTCTGATGTCGTTTGAGAGACCTGCAGTCATAGAGAGGCTTTCAAGCAATGTGGGGAAACGTAAAAGCTCCACACCTCAAAAATTTGTTGGTGAGATTTGCCATCTTTCTTTATTATTGGGTATTACATTATTCTTAAGAATCAGCTGCCTTTTCAAAGATAACCTTTGCAAGAGGATATGTGAAAGGGGAACTGAATAGAGAATAAAGAATAGATAGTGCTTGTTGCAAATTGCAATTTGATTGAGCTGCATTATTTGCCGAATGTAAGTATTTGAAAAAATATTCATACTTCATTCAGATAATTGGTATTCTTTCCTGGTACATAAAAATTAACTAACTGATCTGTCATGGATTTACTGACAGATAAcctgggatttggaacatggctagGATGTTTAGCTGCTAAAATGGAGCTGCGCTTAACTTGCCTTGTATCCTTAAAACCAGATACAGATGTTGCTGTGGTTATTTCCAGTTCTGAAGAATTCATATCCAATTCGACTAAAATGTTAGCccggttcctctctccacagatgctgtctgagtattttcagcattttctgtttttattataggaGAGGGAACTCTCTTTGAAAGCAGTCACACGATAAACATCAGCTTGACCTGGAGTGATTTGAGAGGACACTAGATATCCATTAACATAAATTTTGTGGGAGACTATATGATGGAAACTTTTGAAGAGCATGGTCCCAGACTATGGCAAGGCTTTGTGGAAAAGATGTTCAAGATTGCACCTTCAGAAGTGCGTAACATAGGCAACAAAATCACCAGTGAAAGATCTTGTAGTAACTCAAATTGGTGATCATAGATTTAATTAGATGTGTCAATGTGAATGATAATTTTCCAGTTAATCACAGATTTACATAGCTTTGGCAAGAGCAGATGTTACGACTATAGGCATAGCAGGGGGAAAATAATTAACTTTCTTAAGGATTAGGTGAACATTATCAACTGTTAAGAAGAAAATAGAGTTGCAGAAGTTGAATAGATGCCATTGAAAACATACATCATGAGGGTTTGAGATGGTGGGAAGATGGCCAAAACCAATCCTTTTCCTGTGCAGAGGGAAAAAGCCAGACCCCAATGTCatcttcaagcctgttctgccatccaATTAgatatctgtatcttaactccatttccATCCAAATGATCCATGCAAGTCGCAGTTGAGATGTTAGTGTGTTGCTTGTGATTTTGAATTTTAGAAGTGTAGTCCAACATTTAATGTATTAATTAATTCCTAACTCTTCTCTGATTAAATGAGCCATAAATATTTTTAAATTGCTCCATTAAATGTGCGAAAATCTATCAATCTGAATGGTTGTGTTATATATAAGGATTAGCTCACTTATTTGCAATGTCTTCTTCCAGGTGAAAAGTTCATGCATTTGAATTATCCAGACATCAGTTATAACATGAGCTTGAACTACGAGAAAGAGGCAGAATTCATGCATTCGCACATGATGGATCAAGCCATCAATAATGCAATTACATATCTTGGAGCTGAATCCCTCAGACCTTTGATGCAGCATCAACCCAGCACATTGGCAGAAGGAGTTCCAGTTATGAATGCTGTCTATTCTCAGGTATACCATCCAAGCAGGCTTGAAAGGCCAACCAGTAGGGAAATAGCAGAAAACCATGAAAATACAGTGGATGGCCCCATTTCTCTTATAAGAGCAAAAATTCAGACAGCAGAAAGAGGAATATCTCCTAGTAACAGCTGTTTAGATTCTACTGACACAGAAAGCAGCCATGATGGTCGAAGTGGTCAACAATATCCTGGAATCCCAGCCTTAACTCCTCGGAACAAGCAAAGTCCTGCCTACACAAAGGAGGAACCAAAGGCTCTGGAACCAACAAAGATTGTGTCTCATACCTCTAAAGAGATATACAGGGTCTTCAGTGGAGAGGGCGAGCAGATTAGAGCTTTTAATTGTGAGCACTGTCGTGTGCTGTTTCTAGACCATGTCATGTACACCATTCACATGGGCTGCCATGGTTTCAGAGACCCATTTGAGTGCAACATCTGTGGCTACAGAAGCCAGGATCGCTATGAATTCTCATCGCACATTGTTCGTGGAGAACATACATTCCACTAGGCTCTGAGTTCTAGGACAGTGATGAAGAACTGTATTTGGACACCCACATTGACATAACTGAAAGGCAGATGTGGCCTGGTGACAGAAGATTTGCCTTGTTTTTACTATCCATGGACCAAGAATATACTGTAGTGAGTATATTCCACTCATTTGCAGTAATGTGATTTTTCACTCATATATGACATTGTGGGAATTAAAATTAGCCCTAGTTTTATGAAAATGAGCTGTCAGTCATGTCATCTGAAGAATGTTGTATCATTCAACTCGGTTCTTGCGTAGGTGCAGCTGTGACAAGCTAATGAACGACTCATATGTAGAATTACAGTGAAGAAGAAAAGAATGGTGTAGGATCACGGGTGTACTATGTCTTAAACACCCTTAACTTCTAAAGAGAGTTGGAGTAAAAGATTAATACTCTTTTGTGTTCAGCAGGCATTCAGAATTAATATATTTGTCCATTTCGAACACTCAAATTAACCAAGAGAAGGTCAACGAGAATAAAAGCAAGCACTTGGTTaatttttatatgtttcaatattgATCAAAATAATTGAAAAGGAATGTCTTATCTTTAAGTTTGTGAATTTGTGTAAAGTTGGAGAAAAAAATGAATCATTAGGTGAGGCCATCGCTACTTGGTTATGAGGTAAAACACATTTAATCACAGGCTCAGTATTAATCCACTGATGGTGCTCCTTTTTGACTATCACAGTCTTAACCCTTTGAATCCTGAACTACATTTTCTTATAAGTAAGAGGTGAATGATACAGTTCCAGTTAGATGACACGCCTGACAACCTGTTTTGTGGCACTTGCTCTGTGGATAAAGATTACCTCTCACATTTAGATTGCTCGTTGAAGGGGGGATCAAAATTAGGACCCAAACTATGCACTTACTGGAAATTTTCATAAAGTACTGGAGACTATTGTTAATTTCTGAACATATAGCAACAAGGGAAGGATGTATTAAAACTCTGAAACTGTGATCATTCAACTGATTGTGAAGCACTGTCAGTTCTTAACCAGACTCACTTCCTGTTTCATGTAGCATTTTCTAATCTGGAACAAATGACCCTGTTCTAAATCCTCGGGCTTTTTTGTTGCTGAAGCATTAGGTATAAGCTGTTTACATATTTTTGTACTAAAGTGTAGTTTTATACATGAAAATGCTTGAAAAATAAAAGGTACATTAGCTTTGTAGTGCATTTGCTACTGGAATCGGGTAACTGGAACCTCTTCCTTGGTTTATTTAATGGTGGCAACATATGCTTTTGTTTTGCATAAAACTCTGGATGTACATTTTCCTTATAACGTACCTTTGTAAGACAACTGAAACTGTAAACTTTTATGCAATTATTTAGAAAGTTTCAGCATCGACATCTATAGTATGTTTTAAGTCTTTTAAAATGCTTTAATTAAAAATTTATGATAAAAGTACTTTATTCCAATGTCGGACGTTAGGAGCAGCTATTTGTAGCCTAAATTTAATTCTAATGACTTTTCCTCTCAAGTCCTTGTCACTCAGTGGTATAAGCATCATAAGAGTCTACAACAGACTCTCCAAACTTGAACCGGTTATGCTATACAGGCGAATGCAGTTTTCAAGTGCAATACTCCCTTTTTTCTTGGACTGTATAATGTATTTTCTCAATTTAGGAAATTGTTTATGTAAAATGTTTTTGAAATACATTAACTGATTCTTAAGACTGTATTGAAAATCCCTGTTACTGTGACCTAAATAACATGGCTTGTAAAAAAACAAAGTTGCAGAATCTTTGTTAATATTTTTTTAGGGAAAACTACTGTAAGGTTTGTACTGTCTGAGTGCACAAATACTGAAATAAATTTAGGGAACCTCAGGAATGAATTTTGTGTGTGCCTAGTTGTTTCACACTCAGTACCATTACCAAACTTCACAAAAGATTCAACTTATCCATATACATGAATGTAACAATTTTCTTATTCATTATTTATAAAAGAAGACATCACCAAGCACTTCAGAATCACAAGTATAATTGTGCAATACCAGATTTATTTTACACTTAAGGTAATGTTCTTTCAATTACATTATAACACAACAATATGAGATTCATGGACGTTTCATGTCTAAAAAACCCTTGAGTTTGGGGGTCAATGATAATTTAAAAACTGGATAGACTTGTTTGCTGAGAATATTAAGTGTTACAATTTCAAGGTGGTTggctggagttaagatacagatcaaccagaatataattgactggcagagcagatttgaggagctgaatggcctactcctaccccTATGTCCTTATTGCATATAATGACCATTCAAAAATCGAGGCCAAATTTCTGCAAAGTCAGGAAGAATCATCAGACCTTTAAAAATAGCGATTCCAACATCCAATTTTTTGCTGGCAGGGGAAAGAAGGCAGAATATAACTCACACAGAAGGGAAAGCCAAATTCAGCAGGGTCATTTGAATTTAAATGCTGAGTTCAATCAGGGCCCATTTATGTTGGTCCAAAAGCCTTAACCCACAGTGTGAGAGTCACACTTCTATCTAGTCGATATAATCACTTTTGAAGGGTAAATAAGGTCTGTTTAAATGTCATgatgtgattttttttaaaaaataccccACTCTTTAAACATGAAAAAACAGCCTGAATCTGTCCGTGAaaggtaaatttttaaaaaaaaacctctgcTGGACTGTTTTGATTCACAGTGCATCTGGTTGTGCAGTTTCATAGAGTTCTTTATTGACATTGCCCAAAGACTGTCATTATGAATGTTTTTGCTGAGTTTCAAAACACTACAATTTAATCAGCAGGGGTTTCTGAGTTCACAGTTTAATTGACAGTTGTAAGAGTCTATTAAATGATTAGCTGTCTTTGGTGTGCCAACTGAATTAGAGAAGTGTGTTTTTAAGAAAGTAACCATTTGAGGAGGTTTAAAAGCTTTGAGTGGGTTTCGTAACTGAGATTTATTTTCTCCATCAAGTGTGTAGGAGGGAGAGCTGTATTGGATTGTTGGAGGGTTAGAACATCCTCGGGTGTTAAAGGAAATGGCAGCGGAGATCGTGGATACATTggatataatattccaaaattccctggacacaggAAAGGTTCAAGTGGATTGGAAAAATATTAATGTAACGtccttattcaaaaagagagggaagCAGAATGTGCGAAATTACAGacaagttagtttaacatctgttgctggaaaatggttagaatcaattatgaaggacataacatcaggacatttggaaagccaaaacacgatccatcagagtcagcatggttttatgaagggcaaatcatgtttgactaatttgctagagttcttcgaagatgtgacGAGCAAAGTGTATAATGGGGATCCTTTAGATGTCGTATATCTGGACTCCGGGAAGGCGTTTgagaaggtgccacacagaaggttaattcgCAAGGTGAGGTCACAtgagattaggggtaatttattagcttggatagaagactggttaaCGGACAGGAGACTGAGGGTGCAATTCTCTGGAAAAatgtctaagtgtggtagtgagtgggaattgccgcgGGCTTCCCGACATTCGGCTCAGCGAggacggcaacgcaattcaacattaattggtccacttaatgcggcctcacgggcttctcgttgcaaatgaaggctcgccagctgattcggcaggaccgcgctcaccagcccaTCGCTAACaatgttgagcagcacttaagctgcacttgctcagcgaaccccagccagcttgcaataatggtgcccaggagaccggccccaagatgtggagatgctgacctGGAGATGCTGCTTGACACCatagaggccaggagggatgtcctgttccccgagggtcccggagagtcagccacaaggcagccagtcttGGGATGAGgtagcggcagctgtcagctcggggggtatgaccaggaggactggccttctaaGCCGAAAATGCTGGgaacacgagtgagtagacaccaatgccccctctccccatgggAACATCCACCCACCAACTCCCCTTGCAACCCCCAGCCttttccccaacacccctcccgcctcagccccccccccccccccaactcctccttcacacaccctctcctaccactgtgaaccacgcatgtggcgaaCAATGCCCTCTCTGAGTCTCTTCAGGAAAATCTCTCCCATAATTGTCAGGAAaggacccagactggcggagggatgctaaacatcagaatcctcacctccttcgaggagcaggccctggaggtgaccggtgtggccgaggacagatcaatcaggcatgcggaggctggcggatgccacagaggtgaggaaccaccgggctccacctggaggacctgtcaaacgtgagtagtgattgcttcactgactgacccatccctcccactgaccacatatccattctcccgcaggttctcCAGCCGACGGCGCTGGCCAATCCCGGGTGGccactctcctgactccgaggagaacacctcggaggagagctccgaggatgcaaccgtagtcgcggcacagctgtcattcccacccaccgccagtgcagatacacgcacctcggtcggacatgttagtggacaggttgCGGGGGCACAATCTagtgcaggcattttcaaagtggggggccgCGGGTCCAGGCGGGTGTCATGAGAGTCAAGAGATCGCAGAGCCATCCtttgcagcattcccgatcacaggaatTCATGCGCAACAATCGCAGcaaaatgacggccgcgaccagctaaaaaaatgcaggcgcactgcgtatgcgtgcccgctcatcagtgcgcatgcgcggagccCAGCAAGAAACATCACCTCCTgatccaggagaagatttttttttaaattcagtgcattcttcctgcctgaagcgaggcagagagcatTCAGGTGCCCCGAACACTGACGTCTTGTGCTTTTGGCGCGATTGCAAATCCTTCATTTTGTCAACAGcaagtaaatgaggaccaagcaggctaacctctcgcattaaaggtaagagaaaatggtgggtcgcaaaggtcagtcggcgtgggtcgcgaagatcagttggcgtgggtcccgaaggttggccggttggtaaaaatgggtccctggaaaaaaagtttgaaaaacactgatctggtgagcaccacaccgctgatggggcacatcaggtggaggcaggaacccccaggtgagagaacagtcagagggctgctggttcCCGGGACCCAACTGAGttgcagcctgatgctgagcctgtggtacagaggtacccggagctaATGGAGACGATAGGAACCAACctggatgttcagagggagatgatcagcgccactccagcagatccatagccacttggtgAAGTCTCAGAGGTTAGTGGCGCAGGGGATGGCACCAGCAATGAGTGGCAGCGAGGACAACGCTGCTAGTGAGATCACTTGCTGGGgaagccgctgaatgacgggaggctgttggatatggggtggctctcgttaattgtattgaaatggggcttaagtggtgataattggtttctcgccactctaCGGTGAGATCCTGAATTTACCTATGGGAaccggccggttgcattgcaattgtttggcgcctggtgcggatcttgtttttggcctctcccgctattcaccggcctcgttacgcttgagcgagagtgcaaa
This genomic window from Scyliorhinus torazame isolate Kashiwa2021f chromosome 2, sScyTor2.1, whole genome shotgun sequence contains:
- the LOC140395470 gene encoding zinc finger protein Helios-like isoform X4, which gives rise to MWRSGVRHQLTGGEKLILQHCTLKMETEATDGPITDGGSDDFSPKMEHSRVVVPTTSTPNGQYTSLSHMTNTNSIKIEMHSDEDDGKVLNQVDRARSKEEMSAMEGSMVESNGMTESNPGPEIQADGGIRLPNGERPFHCNQCGASFTQKGNLLRHVKLHTGEKPFKCPFCSYACRRRDALTGHLRTHSVGKPHKCNYCGRSYKQRSSLEEHKERCHNYQQNAGVEATQPMNHQADEYKEQDPVADHISLMSFERPAVIERLSSNVGKRKSSTPQKFVGEKFMHLNYPDISYNMSLNYEKEAEFMHSHMMDQAINNAITYLGAESLRPLMQHQPSTLAEGVPVMNAVYSQVYHPSRLERPTSREIAENHENTVDGPISLIRAKIQTAERGISPSNSCLDSTDTESSHDGRSGQQYPGIPALTPRNKQSPAYTKEEPKALEPTKIVSHTSKEIYRVFSGEGEQIRAFNCEHCRVLFLDHVMYTIHMGCHGFRDPFECNICGYRSQDRYEFSSHIVRGEHTFH
- the LOC140395470 gene encoding zinc finger protein Helios-like isoform X6, with translation MNLLRGLNYGTYGFGNLCLSLPANSIKIEMHSDEDDGKVLNQVDRARSKEEMSAMEGSMVESNGMTESNPGPEIQADGGIRLPNGKLKCDICGMVCIGPNVLMVHKRSHTGERPFHCNQCGASFTQKGNLLRHVKLHTGEKPFKCPFCSYACRRRDALTGHLRTHSVGKPHKCNYCGRSYKQRSSLEEHKERCHNYQQNAGVEATQPMNHQADEYKEQDPVADHISLMSFERPAVIERLSSNVGKRKSSTPQKFVGEKFMHLNYPDISYNMSLNYEKEAEFMHSHMMDQAINNAITYLGAESLRPLMQHQPSTLAEGVPVMNAVYSQVYHPSRLERPTSREIAENHENTVDGPISLIRAKIQTAERGISPSNSCLDSTDTESSHDGRSGQQYPGIPALTPRNKQSPAYTKEEPKALEPTKIVSHTSKEIYRVFSGEGEQIRAFNCEHCRVLFLDHVMYTIHMGCHGFRDPFECNICGYRSQDRYEFSSHIVRGEHTFH
- the LOC140395470 gene encoding zinc finger protein Helios-like isoform X2, which translates into the protein MWRSGVRHQLTGGEKLILQHCTLKMETEATDGPITDGGSDDFSPKMEHSRVVVPTTSTPNGQYTSLSHMTNTNSIKIEMHSDEDDGKVLNQVDRARSKEEMSAMEGSMVESNGMTESNPGPEIQADGGIRLPNGKLKCDICGMVCIGPNVLMVHKRSHTGERPFHCNQCGASFTQKGNLLRHVKLHTGEKPFKCPFCSYACRRRDALTGHLRTHSVGKPHKCNYCGRSYKQRSSLEEHKERCHNYQQNAGVEATQPMNHQDEYKEQDPVADHISLMSFERPAVIERLSSNVGKRKSSTPQKFVGEKFMHLNYPDISYNMSLNYEKEAEFMHSHMMDQAINNAITYLGAESLRPLMQHQPSTLAEGVPVMNAVYSQVYHPSRLERPTSREIAENHENTVDGPISLIRAKIQTAERGISPSNSCLDSTDTESSHDGRSGQQYPGIPALTPRNKQSPAYTKEEPKALEPTKIVSHTSKEIYRVFSGEGEQIRAFNCEHCRVLFLDHVMYTIHMGCHGFRDPFECNICGYRSQDRYEFSSHIVRGEHTFH
- the LOC140395470 gene encoding zinc finger protein Helios-like isoform X1; translated protein: MWRSGVRHQLTGGEKLILQHCTLKMETEATDGPITDGGSDDFSPKMEHSRVVVPTTSTPNGQYTSLSHMTNTNSIKIEMHSDEDDGKVLNQVDRARSKEEMSAMEGSMVESNGMTESNPGPEIQADGGIRLPNGKLKCDICGMVCIGPNVLMVHKRSHTGERPFHCNQCGASFTQKGNLLRHVKLHTGEKPFKCPFCSYACRRRDALTGHLRTHSVGKPHKCNYCGRSYKQRSSLEEHKERCHNYQQNAGVEATQPMNHQADEYKEQDPVADHISLMSFERPAVIERLSSNVGKRKSSTPQKFVGEKFMHLNYPDISYNMSLNYEKEAEFMHSHMMDQAINNAITYLGAESLRPLMQHQPSTLAEGVPVMNAVYSQVYHPSRLERPTSREIAENHENTVDGPISLIRAKIQTAERGISPSNSCLDSTDTESSHDGRSGQQYPGIPALTPRNKQSPAYTKEEPKALEPTKIVSHTSKEIYRVFSGEGEQIRAFNCEHCRVLFLDHVMYTIHMGCHGFRDPFECNICGYRSQDRYEFSSHIVRGEHTFH
- the LOC140395470 gene encoding zinc finger protein Helios-like isoform X7; this encodes MGLTPKPKDVLADEYKEQDPVADHISLMSFERPAVIERLSSNVGKRKSSTPQKFVGEKFMHLNYPDISYNMSLNYEKEAEFMHSHMMDQAINNAITYLGAESLRPLMQHQPSTLAEGVPVMNAVYSQVYHPSRLERPTSREIAENHENTVDGPISLIRAKIQTAERGISPSNSCLDSTDTESSHDGRSGQQYPGIPALTPRNKQSPAYTKEEPKALEPTKIVSHTSKEIYRVFSGEGEQIRAFNCEHCRVLFLDHVMYTIHMGCHGFRDPFECNICGYRSQDRYEFSSHIVRGEHTFH
- the LOC140395470 gene encoding zinc finger protein Helios-like isoform X3; amino-acid sequence: METEATDGPITDGGSDDFSPKMEHSRVVVPTTSTPNGQYTSLSHMTNTNSIKIEMHSDEDDGKVLNQVDRARSKEEMSAMEGSMVESNGMTESNPGPEIQADGGIRLPNGKLKCDICGMVCIGPNVLMVHKRSHTGERPFHCNQCGASFTQKGNLLRHVKLHTGEKPFKCPFCSYACRRRDALTGHLRTHSVGKPHKCNYCGRSYKQRSSLEEHKERCHNYQQNAGVEATQPMNHQADEYKEQDPVADHISLMSFERPAVIERLSSNVGKRKSSTPQKFVGEKFMHLNYPDISYNMSLNYEKEAEFMHSHMMDQAINNAITYLGAESLRPLMQHQPSTLAEGVPVMNAVYSQVYHPSRLERPTSREIAENHENTVDGPISLIRAKIQTAERGISPSNSCLDSTDTESSHDGRSGQQYPGIPALTPRNKQSPAYTKEEPKALEPTKIVSHTSKEIYRVFSGEGEQIRAFNCEHCRVLFLDHVMYTIHMGCHGFRDPFECNICGYRSQDRYEFSSHIVRGEHTFH
- the LOC140395470 gene encoding zinc finger protein Helios-like isoform X5, whose product is MWRSGVRHQLTGGEKLILQHCTLKMETEATDGPITDGGSDDFSPKMEHSRVVVPTTSTPNGQYTSLSHMTNTNSIKIEMHSDEDDGKVLNQVDRARSKEEMSAMEGSMVESNGMTESNPGPEIQADGGIRLPNGKLKCDICGMVCIGPNVLMVHKRSHTGERPFHCNQCGASFTQKGNLLRHVKLHTGEKPFKCPFCSYACRRRDALTGHLRTHSADEYKEQDPVADHISLMSFERPAVIERLSSNVGKRKSSTPQKFVGEKFMHLNYPDISYNMSLNYEKEAEFMHSHMMDQAINNAITYLGAESLRPLMQHQPSTLAEGVPVMNAVYSQVYHPSRLERPTSREIAENHENTVDGPISLIRAKIQTAERGISPSNSCLDSTDTESSHDGRSGQQYPGIPALTPRNKQSPAYTKEEPKALEPTKIVSHTSKEIYRVFSGEGEQIRAFNCEHCRVLFLDHVMYTIHMGCHGFRDPFECNICGYRSQDRYEFSSHIVRGEHTFH